The Sebastes fasciatus isolate fSebFas1 chromosome 4, fSebFas1.pri, whole genome shotgun sequence genome window below encodes:
- the unc45a gene encoding protein unc-45 homolog A produces the protein MSTSEKDMDPAALKEEGNTLFKAGDVQGAICCYTKALKLTDSRAETAVLHRNRSACYLKQEQYSKAEADASKALDTDPGDVKARFRRAQAFQKLIRLDQAFLDAQRCAQLEPKNKAFQDLLRQLGAQIQQKSVQLNSTDARVQQMFSLLLDASANDSDRQKAAQNLVVLSREDAGAEQIFRNDGVKLIQTLLHSKQEEVVLSALRTLVGLCTGHQSRTMAIVNELGMEQLCEVMGSGASTVSLAACHLLQVMFEALTEGMNREIRGKDEAILPEPSKELRSMLRHLLEMMPASNVSGPGRDSAINLLVKQVPRKSFKNPDNSLTLWVIDQGLKKILEVAGTVPELSEGPPLTDNSHMNCSVLLSKLYDDLKSDAERENFNKLCEEYVQQHFSRHVLGGMLRAIQTVSVLLQGPSEVGNRALEMSGMMDAVIALCASEDVTHQQVAVETLIHAAGKAKRASFITANGVALLKDLYKKSENDRIRVRALVGLCKLGSAGGTDFSMKQFAEGSTLKLAKQCRKWLCNESLPQTSRRWSVEGLAYLTFDADVKEDLVEDKNALVAMFELAKSEDKTVLFAVGSTLVNCTNSYEVEKPDPQMVELAKYAKQHIPEEHPKDAPSHVEKRVGKLLEAGVVSALVCMVKQESPALTEACRDGIARVFLALVERQEDRGTVVAQGGGKALIPLASDNTDLGKVKAAQALAKITITANPQIAFPGERIYEMVRPLVSLLSLECTLLQNFEALMALTNLAGISDRLRQKIIKEKAVPKIEGYMFEEHELVRASATECMCNMVLSTEVQKMYLATGNDRLKLLVLYSGEEDERLRKAAAGTLAMLTAEQPELCARIPGTTTHWLEIIQSLLLCEIPDLRHRGVVIVHNLMQAEKSLAETLMESEALEILTVLAKGSEGTPEAVSKIAQNCLDKAVEYSIITTREGREKGKEPEP, from the exons ATGAGTACGAGTGAAAAAGACATG GATCCTGCAGCCCTGAAGGAGGAGGGCAACACCCTGTTCAAGGCAGGAGACGTGCAAGGTGCTATCTGCTGCTACACCAAAGCattaaagctgactgacagccgAGCAGAGACCGCTGTGCTGCACCGAAACCGCTCCGCCTGCTACCTGAAGCAGGAGCAGTACAGCAAGGCGGAGGCTGATGCATCTAAAG CTCTCGATACTGACCCAGGTGATGTAAAAGCCAGGTTCCGCAGAGCTCAGGCTTTCCAGAAACTCATTCGGCTTGACCAGGCGTTTCTGGATGCTCAGAGGTGTGCCCAGCTGGAGCCTAAAAACAAAGCCTTCCAGGATCTGCTCAGACAGCTGGGAGCACAGATCCAGCAGAAG TCAGTGCAACTAAACTCCACCGATGCTCGTGTGCAACAAATGTTCTCACTCCTCTTAGATGCATCTGCAAATGACTCGGATCGACAAAAG GCTGCTCAGAATCTAGTGGTATTATCTCGAGAAGACGCAGGAGCTGAGCAGATCTTCCGTAACGATGGAGTGAAGCTGATTCAGACACTTCTTCATTCAAAGCAGGAGGAAGTTGTCCTTTCTGCCCTGAGGACCCTGGTTGGGTTGTGCACAGGGCATCAGTCCAGA ACCATGGCTATAGTGAATGAGTTGGGAATGGAGCAGCTGTGTGAAGTAATGGGATCAGGAGCCTCCACTGTGTCTCTGGCCGCCTGCCACCTGCTGCAGGTGATGTTTGAGGCTCTGACGGAGGGCATGAACCGAGAGATCAGAGGGAAGGATGAAGCAATACTTCCTG AACCCTCCAAGGAGCTACGCTCAATGCTACGCCACCTTTTGGAAATGATGCCAGCATCTAATGTGTCGGGGCCGGGCAGAGACAGCGCCATCAACCTCCTGGTCAAACAAGTTCCCCGCAAGTCCTTCAAAAACCCAGATAACTCCCTCACGTTATGGGTGATAGACCAGg GACTGAAGAAAATCCTGGAGGTGGCCGGGACGGTCCCTGAGCTCTCAGAAGGACCACCCCTTACAGACAACTCCCACATGAACTGCTCCGTCTTGCTTAGCAAACTCTACGATGACCTGAAGAGcgacgcagagagagagaacttcAACAAGCTATGTGAAGAATATGTCCA GCAACATTTTAGCCGACACGTCCTAGGCGGCATGCTGCGAGCCATCCAGACAGTGTCGGTGCTCCTCCAAGGACCGAGCGAAGTGGGTAACAGAGCTCTGGAGATGTCAGGGATGATGGACGCGGTGATTGCTCTGTGTGCTTCCGAAGATGTGACTCACCAGCAGGTAGCGGTGGAGACTCTTATCCACGCGGCAGGCAAGGCCAAGAGAGCCTCCTTCATCACGGCCAACGGCGTGGCGCTTCTGAAGGACCTCTACAAGAAGAGCGAGAATGACAGGATACGCGTGAGAGCCCTGGTG GGTCTGTGCAAGCTCGGATCAGCAGGAGGGACAGACTTCAGCATGAAGCAGTTTGCAGAGGGATCCACGCTAAAGCTCGCCAAGCAGTGCAGGAA GTGGCTGTGTAATGAGTCTCTGCCCCAAACCTCCCGCCGGTGGTCTGTAGAAGGCCTCGCCTACCTCACCTTTGATGCCGATGTGAAGGAGGATTTGGTAGAAGACAAGAACGCTCTCGTGGCCATGTTTGAGCTAGCAAAG TCTGAGGATAAGACAGTGCTGTTTGCTGTGGGCTCCACATTAGTGAATTGCACCAACAGCTATGAGGTGGAGAAGCCAGACCCTCAGATGGTGGAGCTGGCTAAGTATGCGAAGCAGCACATCCCCGAGGAGCACCCCAAG GATGCACCTTCCCATGTGGAGAAAAGAGTGGGGAAGCTGCTGGAGGCCGGTGTGGTGTCTGCGTTGGTGTGTATGGTCAAACAGGAGAGTCCTGCCCTCACGGAGGCCTGTAGGGACGGTATCGCCAG GGTCTTCTTGGCTTTGGTGGAACGACAGGAAGACAGAGGCACAGTGGTGGCACAGGGTGGAGGAAAG GCTTTGATCCCACTGGCATCTGACAACACAGATTTAGGGAAAGTCAAAGCAGCACAAGCCCTGGCAAAAATAACCATCACAGCTAACCCACAGATTGCCTTCCCAGGAGAAAGG ATCTATGAGATGGTGCGCCCCCTTGTCAGTCTTCTGAGCCTTGAATGCACCCTGCTGCAGAACTTCGAGGCACTCATGGCTCTCACCAACCTGGCTGGCATCAGTGATAGACTCAG ACAAAAGATCATAAAGGAGAAGGCGGTCCCAAAAATCGAAGGCTACATGTTTGAGGAGCACGAGCTGGTCCGAGCTTCTGCCACAGAGTGCATGTGTAATATGGTTTTAAGCACAGAG GTGCAGAAGATGTACCTGGCCACAGGGAACGATCGCCTGAAGCTGCTCGTCCTCTACAGCGGAGAGGAGGACGAGAGGCTGCGGAAAGCTGCTGCAGGAACTCTGGCCATGTTGACCGCCGAGCAGCCTGAGCTCTGCGCCCGCATCCCTGGAACA ACGACCCACTGGCTGGAGATTATACAGTCGCTACTGCTCTGTGAAATACCCGACCTGCGTCACCGTGGAGTGGTCATAGTTCACAACCTGATGCAGGCGGAGAAGAGTCTGGCTGAGACGCTAATGGAGAGTGAAGCTCTGGAGATTCTTACTGTCTTGGCGAAGGGAAGCGAGGGCACGCCAGAGGCTGTTTCTAAGATAGCTCAGAACTGTCTGGACAAGGCCGTGGAGTACAGCATCATCACGACCAGGGAAGGGAGGGAAAAAGGCAAAGAACCTGAACCCTGA
- the rccd1 gene encoding RCC1 domain-containing protein 1: MRWFGFGFNAFGQIRVHDKSIKGESSDEVKVSSPTELTLASQVDTCCQIRASWSRVAALHLDGDSCVCLAGFTESCGVPLKESQGCKDAIISESHLTLAFSDRLESWDLHKKEKTPSWSMEIKTHSENSGPPSVHLPLVPEGYIATKPPLYRPLSPHLRAKSLALSAEHAILLSASGTVYTWGLGSHGQLGHGGLTSEEEPRAVEALWGMPMSCVATGGWHSVCVSDGGDLYVWGWNESGQLGLPSRGLRKAEQQQQSSQQAGAPCQDASTSPAEEPQQGEKHEEVFISIQAFPALLDITPSCEVRTVSCGSRHTAAVTTTGDLYTWGWGDYGQLGQQNLMSSDEPQLVEFFREQKMRVVDAACGMWNTFAAVLQEEVACS, from the exons ATGCGGTGGTTCGGCTTTGGGTTTAACGCATTTGGACAAATACGTGTCCACGATAAATCAATTAAAGGAGAGAGTAGCGACGAAGTGAAAGTGAGCAGTCCAACTGAGCTAACGTTGGCTAGTCAGGTGGACACATGCTGTCAGATCAGAGCAAGCTGGAGTCGAGTAGCAGCTCTGCATCTGGATG GTGACAGCTGTGTGTGCCTGGCAGGTTTCACTGAGTCCTGTGGTGTTCCTCTGAAAGAGAGCCAGGGCTGTAAAGATGCCATCATCAGTGAATCACACCTGACCCTCGCTTTCTCAGACAGACTTGAGTCCTGGGATCTGCACAAGAAAGAGAAGACTCCATCATGGAGCatggaaataaaaacacactcgGAGAACTCTG GACCCCCTAGTGTGCATCTGCCATTGGTCCCTGAGGGTTACATAGCCACGAAACCGCCCCTCTACCGCCCCTTATCACCACACCTGAGGGCCAAGAGTCTGGCACTGAGTGCAGAGCATGCCATCCTTCTCAGTGCCTCTGGAACTGTGTACACCTGGGGACTGGGCAG CCATGGTCAGTTGGGGCACGGAGGCCTCACCTCTGAGGAGGAGCCCCGGGCGGTGGAGGCACTCTGGGGGATGCCCATGAGTTGTGTTGCTACAGGTGGCTGGCACTCTGTCTGTGTTAGTG ATGGGGGAGACCTTTATGTGTGGGGCTGGAATGAAAGTGGTCAGCTTGGACTTCCATCACGAGGTCTGAGgaaagcagagcagcagcagcaaagtaGCCAACAAGCAG GTGCACCGTGCCAAGATGCCAGCACATCTCCCGCTGAAGAGCCACAGCAGGGAGAGAAACATGAAGAGGTTTTCATATCGATCCAGGCGTTCCCGGCTCTGCTCGATATCACTCCATCATGTGAAGTCAGGACAGTCAGCTGTGGCAGCCGCCACACAGCTGCAGTAACAA CCACAGGTGACCTCTACACTTGGGGCTGGG GTGACTACGGCCAACTTGGACAACAGAATTTAATGAGTTCAGATGAGCCCCAGCTGGTGGAGTTCTTCAGGGAGCAGAAGATGCGTGTGGTTGATGCAGCGTGCGGGATGTGGAACACTTTTGCTGCTGTCCTACAGGAGGAAGTAGCTTGCTCTTAA
- the cib1 gene encoding calcium and integrin-binding protein 1 — MGTTASQLGKDLLSEYQELTFLTKQEILLAHKRFTELLTKDEKDLPNTRAPMERILTLPELKSNPFRKRICYVFSTSEHKDGSLTFEDFLDLLSAFSDSATLEIKSHYAFRIFDFDDDGTLDCGDLEKLVNCLTGETDETRLTTEEMIQLISNILEESDIDKDGTVNLSEFQHVISRSPDFVSSFKIVL; from the exons atgggaactACGGCAAGTCAACTTGGGAAGGATTTACTCTCAGAATATCAA gAGCTGACATTcttgacaaaacaagaaattCTCCT tgCTCACAAGAGATTCACTGAACTCCTCACAAAAGATGAGAAAGACCTTCCAAATACAAGAGCACCCATGGAGAGGATTCTCACTCTGCCAGAGCTCAAG TCCAACCCTTTCAGGAAAAGAATCTGCTACGTGTTCTCCACATCTGAACACAAAGACGGAAGCCTCACATTTGAGGACTTTCTGGATCTCTTGAGTGCCTTCAGCGACTCCGCTACTCTGGAAATCAAATCCCACTATGCATTCCGTATATTTG ACTTTGACGATGATGGGACTCTTGATTGTGGCGATCTGGAGAAGCTGGTAAACTGCCTGACCGGCGAGACAGATGAGACGAGACTAACCACGGAAGAAATGATACAGCTCATCAGCAAC ATTCTTGAAGAGTCAGACATCGACAAGGATGGAACCGTGAAcctctcagagtttcagcatGTCATTTCAAGGTCACCAGATTTCGTCAG TTCTTTCAAGATTGTCCTGTGA